Genomic window (Manduca sexta isolate Smith_Timp_Sample1 chromosome 26, JHU_Msex_v1.0, whole genome shotgun sequence):
CTGCTAGTGAAAACTTGTAAAACAGAGgtgtttataatatcaaatacttaaatctatatattaagtAAGTGCCGGTCTAGGtagtttactaaaaaaaaatttttcctagaaatgtatatttttataaaaaactagctGTTGCCCGTCATTTCAGTCGTTCTTAAAACAACAGAAATAATTTCCTCTAAATCTGTCCCTAAAAACTTAGGCATTACAATAGCtgaataaattctaaatttcaaATCACTAATAAGTACTACAGGTGTAGTTTAATtggaacatttttttctttgtgtgaaataaagtaaacccgAAGAGatctaaaatattgatatagagCCGCAGAGCGGACATTGAgaagattttcatacaaaaattttgcactcatgcgatggttactcaacctaccgtgaaatagcaaaacggttacatatgtaaaataaattagaaaatgcTTAATCTGTTGCACGGTAGATAGCATCAATTTGTATCTCAGAGTTTGTATTAAGGATTTACCATTGACATTTCTGGATATTAATAATTTGCTTTCAAagatatacctagtcttgccataaatattgtaataaagaaaaaagaaaattgttaactgcaaataacatttattacttttacagtgtgtcagtttaatacataaatataaaacaattaaaaatataaaaagcttattcgaagtggtctccattggctgcaatacagtcctttaaacgatgaggccagttatcaatagaagcacgcactctttccatgggaaaattcttcactgccaatcgtatagattgttttagggactcaaattatcatggcgtttagagcaagctgtactctctaaaactgaccacaaatcataatccagcggattaagatcgggactagacgacggccagtcttcagctctgatgaagtccgaaacgttcgattccaaccaagactgcgtggaccgagctttatgacccggcgccgagtcttgctggaaggaccatacttggttattgaacatggtgatgttaaggggcttaactaccttctcaagaatggtatcttgatacacttgtgccgatgttttgatacctttttcacaaaaatatggctcagtcactccttcatagctaacaccccaccaaaccatcactgaagtcggataatgtccacgttgcactctgtcgactaattgggaagcttccttagagctttgagcataaatacggtcattttgtttgttaaaatgttgctcaattgtaaaaattttctcatccgtaaacaaaatttttctgtgacctccctttgcgtaccgcttcagtagttgtttcgattttaccaccctattcttctttaaattatcagttaagaaatggccagtgcgtctcttataggctgcaagtcctaagtcatcttttaaaatacgcgacatggttctaggtgctatcttcatttcccgagataaaatcttttgctttcggacaggatttcttcgaattctttcccttactgctttgaccacctttttcgtacgaacactacgtggacggccagatctttttctgtcacaaacagaggaggtctcattgtacctattaatagcccggtacacaaacattttactaataccaagtgtatggagagttttaaaaattgcatttggctccatacttactttgtgtaatgctatcacagcgattcggttctctttatcaccccacaccattttaatatcgcaaaatattttacaatgtattggcgccaaaatgagaaaacacaatgaacaatcgtataaaaatgacagattcgaaattcaaatgtaatatttttttataattaagtgtaacagtatttatggccagactaagtataacaATGATCCGTACATATACTCGTGCGAGTAGGTATTTCTAAGATTTCCTaagtaaacataatatctatactattatataaagctgaagagtttgtgtgcttgtttgaacgcgctaatctcaggaactaccggtccaaactgaaaaattctttttgcgttggatagccctttgttcgtggagtgctcaaagttatatatcatcacgctatgaccattaggagcggagcagtaatggataatctcgggaactaccggtttgaactgaaaaattcgttttgtgttggatagccctttatttgtggagcgctataggctatatatcatcacgctatggccaataggagcggagcagtaatggctaatctcagaacctaccggtttgaactgaaaaaatatttttgtgttggatagccctttgaacctggagtgctataggctatatatcatcacgctatgaccaataggagcgaagcagtaatgaaacatgttgcaaaaacggggaaaaattattagttttgggagcttccgttgcgtgcgctgcgtaaatagttaaagttatgcaacaatgatgtatgacgggattgttcctcttaaaatgttctaaacaatatattataaaacaaagtcccccgctgcatctgtctgcctgaacgtgttaaactcaaaaactacccaacgtattaagatgaaatttggtatggagacagtttgagaccctggtaagaatataggctcccgggaaactactacttttataacggaaaactttagcctgaaaaactttataacgcgggcggagccgcgggcaaaagctagtaatgaatattattaacgtggttgtttatattaaaaaaataatatatacttcatattcaaatttaaaactaacttaTGAAACTCATAAGggacaaataaatttaataaaaacgatAACTTATAATTGATGTCTATTCAATGCTTGTTAAAagtttttagtataatattttctcttaCAAACCGAAATAACATAGGATTTAATTTCAGAAATTcggtttgtaaatattatataactaccttttgcccgcggctccgcccgcgttataaagtttttcaggctaaagttttccgttataaaagtagtagtttcccgggagcctatgttcttcccagggtctcaaactgtctccataccaaatttcatcttaatacgttgggtagtttttgagtttaaaacgttcaggcagacagatgcagcgggggactttgttttataatatattttttagaactttttaagaggaacaatcccgtcatacatcattgttgcataactttaaccgtttacgcagcgcacgcaacggaagctctcaaaactaataatttttcctcgatttgcaacatgtttcattactgctccgctcctattggtcatagcgtgatgatatatagcctatagcactccaggaacaaagggctatccaacacaaaaagattttttcagttcaaaccggtagtttctgagattagccattactgctccgctcctattgggtatagcgtgatgatatatagcctatagcactccacgaacaaaaggctatccaacgcaaaaatattttttctgttgggaccggtagttcctgagtttagccattactgctccgctcctattgggtatagcgtgatgatatatagcctatagcactccacaaagggctatccaacccaaaaatattttttcagttcgaaccggcagttcctgagataagacaatactgctccgctcctattgggtatagcgtgatgatatatagcctatggcactccacgaacaaagggctatccaacacaaaaagaatttttcagttcgaaccggtagttcctgagataagacattactgctccgctcctattgggtatagcgtgatgatatatagcctatagcactccacgaacaaagggctatccaacgcaaaaagaatttttcagtttggaccggtagttcctgagattaacgcgttcaaacaaactcttcagctttatataatagtatagataatatcagccctgtattgtttACTGTccaactgctggacataagcctatactactgagagggtttaggccttagtcccccacgctggccaagtgcagATTGGtaagacttcatacaccctcaaaattcttatagagaacttctcagacatgcaggtttcctcacgatgttttccttcaccgtcaaagcaagcggtaatttataaagaatatactCATAacgttttttagaaaagtcagaggtgtgtgcccttgggttttggatctgcggacattcgtctcggcagtccgttccactaccaactagactatcgccgctaattattgtaaatattaaattaatacttacttataaaaggTGTAAAAACAACGACAGTAGGTTTTGTTCTTGCCtctaatataaagtttaagtgATACTGACACGCTGCAGATAATTTTGTCTATAGAGTGAGAGGATCGGTCAAGCAAACCCATTTTTCATGAACGAATATACTTATTAGCAGAAATATAGGTATAGTGATACTACACAATATACATAAGTATGTATGCGTATTATTTATTGCAAGCGTATAAGTCTCATAATTAAATTCGTAATTGGTAGATATTAAAGTAAACAGTAGAGTTAGACTCTCGAAAGGTcttacgaaaaataattataggatTTAATTTCACACCAAATCGCTATTCAGAAATAGTTAAACTATTCGGCAATAGGTGGcagttttattatgtatgaaaatttatagAATGATTAGTATTATACGTTGTGACGTCTTGTCACAGGACGTTTCAAATATGACAGCGACTTTCCTATTACCAATACGTAATAAcgtttggagcacaaatttggtcctgatgtgcggtctataactaactatactgtctTTGAGTAAAccccttttattttattattgtgaaaaatatatttgtaaaaacacaaaattgtaCCTATACAgggattttaaatttaaaatttgtgtagCTACTATTATGTTATGAATGTGTGATACTGAATGAATTGACTTTTATATGCCCCAGCCCCGCAACATGTAATGTTTAACGTTCGTTACTATAAAAGAATGCTCTTTGCTATCTAGTTTGTCGTCGTTGATTCAACGTAAGTACATCTCTATATTTGACTTGACAGTTGACACTAGGTGTGAGCCATAACTGGTAGAATATAAACTTCTTGGACATAACAGACAAAATCACATACTTGTTACAGTGTTTCTAGTGACAAATAATAGTTCCAAATCCTGTTACAAAACAAGAGGATCTTACTTTACAGTCTATACTATACAGTGACGactattggtatttttttatatatggctACAAGTACTATGTTATTGTCCTATGCCAATGTGAACAAAGCTAGGAAAACATATTACAgaaagaaaatatgttttggaATTTGGATTAAATCGACTACTTGTTACCGGTTGTTACTTGTACCAAAGTGTACGGACCCTATATAACTTTTGGAAATATCATAACGCAATGGCACGAAATGCAACAAGATTCACAAGTGACAGATGACATCcctcttacttataaactaccAAAAGTAAGAATATAGAGAACTTCATAAAGGAACATTTGGCGATCCTGTGGAACTGTaagtgtttatgtttatttttttcataatcgtTTCGTTactgtttgttatattttcataccTGTTATATTTATCTGTTATGATTAAATATACCTCACTAGTTATTCCTAGTTGACACTTGACAACTGTCAACTATTGACATCACCGTTGACGCGTCTCGCCGTCTGTGAATGTCGATTGCCGATGGGTTTGGTACGAGTTGACTGAAATGacagtataatttataacatacagaacggattatactaatatttacaaCTATTACAATCTTATTTAACAGCTAACAACTACAAGTAAATTTGTTCTGATAAAACTTCCGACTTTCcgtgtttacattatggttagAACGGTTTATTCGCCTGAGTATTGCCTTCAATATTTGGAGCAGTATGCATCTAAAGAGATTTTTGTCATTGGATTAATACTTGGTCAggtatgtatatattgtataattataaaaaccgctagcctgattaagtttttattaaagtttggaAACAGCtacaaaagtaaaatatgaattttcatattttaacttttgattCTGTTTAATTGAACACTTAAGAATTATTTTGCAATATGTGAACTGTAATGaacgtgaaaaaatatattacacatgCAGTTTAAGTTGAATAACAGGTATCTTATACTAACAATTTGACacattgaattgaaaaatatttcagactACAAATGTAAGAGAAAATGTCATACATTTGGCTCGTACTCCAGAGGAGAAAACTTCAGAAAATGGCTCAGAATCGAACTACAGCATGGATAAAGTGGAAACAGTGAAGACTCTGTTAGACGTGTCGGAAGCATGGGTTGCTGATCATGCCAAGCATGTCACAAGGATGCTGCCTGGTGGCATGTTTGTTCAAGGTTATAATAGACTTTACATTTAAAGCCTGAGATATACAAATAAGGTtacactataattataatataatgtgattAAATTTAGTTACTAAGACAATTGTgtaaagatattaattattaaaataaccaaaaatgCAACATTTACTATTTCAGGTGTTTTTGTTACAAGTGATGAAGATATATTTGAGGATCCCAATTGTTTTAGTAAAGTAAGATCAATACTTAACTATACATACAAAGCTTTGGGTTCCAATTCTTATATGTTTGGAAACTCTCCTTATTCAAATGACAGACTTATTCTTCACATGTCCACAAGTACAAAAGTGTTGACATGTAAAAGCATTGAAATAAATGCACCCAACAAGAACACAGTAATCAAGCCTGTTGACTGGAAGTTTCTGTCAAAACCACAGCAGTGGCAGAGATTAGATTGTTATTATGAATTTGATGAAGTTTACCCTGTTATTGTGAAGAAGAGTGGCATATCTGTCAAACAGCAGTTTCAAGTAAGTTCTATATTGTTTCACAccaaatttatattctttttaatacatatgttaaattatataaatagaaaaatgacAATGTTcaacttgtatttttaattttcagcaAATACTGGAGTCGGCTCACAAAACTATTGAGTCTAGTGTTATGTTCATTGATGGAGAGCTTAAAG
Coding sequences:
- the LOC115444644 gene encoding protein odr-4 homolog → MVRTVYSPEYCLQYLEQYASKEIFVIGLILGQTTNVRENVIHLARTPEEKTSENGSESNYSMDKVETVKTLLDVSEAWVADHAKHVTRMLPGGMFVQGVFVTSDEDIFEDPNCFSKVRSILNYTYKALGSNSYMFGNSPYSNDRLILHMSTSTKVLTCKSIEINAPNKNTVIKPVDWKFLSKPQQWQRLDCYYEFDEVYPVIVKKSGISVKQQFQQILESAHKTIESSVMFIDGELKDGSESLDQFTKKKKTKNNSKQTQNETPKSMHVSLFVPFENALPETVEYLECDGSIHFSGVVSSSVFMYPKATVSETIAAVKQDIIRSLASRFTMHCDALIDDNLLPEEKVCFNEPPRRVLVPVGSLHLCDYLFPGEAPAEALLSVRELLDLQITEADVICDVETPADTSEFDALDRDASSEELLATPQEASQFMYITGICFAMLVLIVSIIIHYYDSIVQVFSKVVSKS